A stretch of Aeromicrobium tamlense DNA encodes these proteins:
- a CDS encoding MFS transporter: protein MEHVPDQPTTPAPSVGGRWLVGAAIVLLALNLRVVVASLGVVLPEVRHDLAMTPTTAGILTTLPVLCFALIGFSAGGLVRRFGLHHACVALLAVLAAGLVARTLLDETPLFLGTTAIALAGAAVGNVILPPLAKVHFPDRIPLISALYGAAIMGGATIASITTVPISEALGGWRPGLAAWALLAVVTILPWLTLLRHDVHTGPATADRLPLREITRSPLAWAMVACFGAQSAAAYAQFGWYPEILTDGGVGEHQAGILLGVITGVGIPLTLALPWLMARTGDTPVLPVFFGVVSAAGWLGVLLAPASLPVLWSVLLGLGGGAFTWVLAMIGKRTRTPAATTALSLLTQGLGYLLAGLGPFGVGALHDATGSWTAPLVALIVSAGAITAAGIVISRPRMLEDTLR, encoded by the coding sequence ATGGAGCACGTGCCCGACCAGCCCACCACTCCCGCCCCGAGCGTCGGCGGGCGCTGGCTGGTCGGAGCCGCCATCGTCCTGCTCGCGCTGAACCTGCGCGTGGTGGTCGCCAGCCTCGGCGTCGTCCTGCCCGAGGTGCGCCACGACCTCGCGATGACCCCCACCACGGCCGGGATCCTCACCACGCTGCCCGTCCTGTGCTTCGCCCTCATCGGCTTCAGCGCCGGGGGGCTCGTCCGCCGGTTCGGCCTGCACCACGCCTGCGTCGCGCTGCTGGCCGTGCTCGCGGCCGGTCTGGTCGCGCGGACCCTCCTCGACGAGACGCCCCTGTTCCTCGGCACGACCGCGATCGCCCTCGCCGGCGCGGCCGTCGGCAACGTCATCCTGCCGCCGCTGGCGAAGGTGCACTTCCCCGACCGCATCCCCCTCATCAGCGCCCTCTACGGCGCCGCGATCATGGGCGGTGCCACGATCGCCTCGATCACCACGGTGCCGATCAGCGAGGCGCTCGGCGGCTGGCGCCCCGGCCTCGCCGCGTGGGCGCTGCTGGCCGTGGTGACGATCCTGCCGTGGCTCACGCTGCTGCGGCACGACGTGCACACCGGCCCCGCCACGGCCGACCGGCTGCCGCTGCGCGAGATCACGCGGTCCCCGCTGGCGTGGGCCATGGTCGCGTGCTTCGGCGCCCAGTCGGCCGCCGCGTACGCGCAGTTCGGCTGGTACCCCGAGATCCTCACCGACGGCGGCGTGGGCGAGCACCAGGCCGGCATCCTGCTGGGCGTCATCACCGGCGTCGGCATCCCGCTGACGCTCGCCCTGCCCTGGCTCATGGCCCGCACGGGCGACACCCCCGTGCTCCCGGTGTTCTTCGGCGTCGTGAGCGCCGCGGGCTGGCTCGGGGTGCTGCTGGCGCCGGCGAGCCTGCCGGTGCTGTGGTCGGTGCTGCTCGGCCTCGGCGGCGGCGCCTTCACGTGGGTGCTGGCCATGATCGGCAAGCGCACCCGCACGCCCGCGGCGACGACGGCGCTGTCCCTGCTCACGCAGGGCCTGGGCTACCTGCTGGCCGGGCTCGGCCCGTTCGGCGTCGGTGCGCTCCACGACGCCACGGGCTCGTGGACCGCGCCGCTCGTGGCGCTCATCGTGTCGGCCGGGGCGATCACGGCCGCCGGCATCGTCATCAGCCGTCCCCGGATGCTCGAGGACACGCTGCGCTAG
- a CDS encoding Ig-like domain repeat protein yields the protein MRRLGLVGLVCLFVMAGLTATQTSAQAFTVICTGKTKSEVATCDLSGYAEVMHQMHWRMYAGHNCTNYAAWRMKKAGVPEPKILMGNARDWHTNAKKLGYLVDNRPAVGSIAQWSKAASHVAYVEQVGSGFLILSEDSYTSKTYRRYKVLTGASWYPERFIHFKDVAAPPPAESDPTPAPTTPAPAPAVTSKVTVSGPAKVTTSAKPKVTVKVAAAKGVVPQGTVRVRRGGVTVKTVTLKAGHRGSVAVTLPKMKRGKQWISAVFDGSAQVRKATSPTIKVVVTKPAKVVSARTAIVLPAKQFTVGTRPTATVTVTPTDGRTTTNAVSVYVDGKRIASPKLTKAKKGKVTVRLPALAPGRHTIRATYWGSRTVRRSKARAQAFAVVEPTTVRASLAKAAVRSNEPAQVVATVGTARGVAPAAGEVWVLADGAKVASAPLSAAARGTVTVALPVLAPGTRAISVQYRGSTYQTASATGTLPLLVQERSITGTSLSATTIKSTAQAKLTISVHSGRTVPQTSGAVAVLVGGKQVATVTLTAASKGKVVVTLPKLAVGKHAVSASFGGTDLLEPSTSVVRTLTVTK from the coding sequence ATGCGCCGGTTGGGACTCGTGGGACTCGTGTGCCTTTTCGTCATGGCAGGGCTCACCGCCACCCAGACCTCGGCGCAGGCGTTCACCGTGATCTGCACCGGCAAGACCAAGTCCGAGGTCGCCACGTGCGACCTCTCCGGCTACGCCGAGGTGATGCACCAGATGCACTGGCGGATGTACGCCGGGCACAACTGCACGAACTACGCCGCCTGGCGGATGAAGAAGGCCGGGGTGCCCGAGCCGAAGATCCTCATGGGCAACGCCCGCGACTGGCACACCAACGCCAAGAAGCTCGGCTACCTCGTGGACAACCGACCCGCCGTCGGCTCGATCGCGCAATGGTCGAAGGCCGCCAGCCACGTGGCCTACGTCGAGCAGGTCGGCTCCGGCTTCCTGATCCTGTCCGAGGACAGCTACACGTCCAAGACGTACCGCCGGTACAAGGTGCTGACGGGCGCCTCCTGGTACCCCGAGCGGTTCATCCACTTCAAGGACGTCGCGGCCCCGCCGCCGGCCGAGTCCGACCCGACCCCCGCTCCGACGACCCCCGCGCCGGCCCCGGCGGTCACCTCGAAGGTCACCGTCTCCGGACCGGCGAAGGTCACCACCTCGGCCAAGCCGAAGGTGACCGTGAAGGTCGCGGCGGCGAAGGGCGTCGTGCCGCAGGGCACGGTCCGCGTCCGTCGCGGCGGCGTCACGGTCAAGACCGTGACCCTCAAGGCCGGCCACCGCGGCTCGGTCGCCGTCACGCTGCCCAAGATGAAGCGCGGCAAGCAGTGGATCTCGGCGGTGTTCGACGGCAGCGCCCAGGTCCGCAAGGCCACCAGCCCCACCATCAAGGTGGTCGTGACGAAGCCGGCGAAGGTCGTCTCCGCGAGGACCGCGATCGTCCTGCCGGCGAAGCAGTTCACGGTCGGAACGCGCCCGACGGCCACGGTCACGGTCACGCCCACGGACGGGCGCACCACGACCAACGCCGTCTCGGTGTACGTCGACGGCAAGCGGATCGCCTCGCCGAAGCTGACGAAGGCGAAGAAGGGCAAGGTCACCGTCCGTCTGCCCGCTCTCGCGCCCGGCCGTCACACGATCCGGGCGACCTACTGGGGCTCCAGGACCGTTCGCCGCTCGAAGGCCAGGGCCCAGGCGTTCGCGGTCGTCGAGCCCACCACCGTCCGCGCCTCGCTGGCGAAGGCCGCGGTGCGCTCGAACGAGCCCGCCCAGGTGGTCGCCACGGTCGGCACGGCACGCGGCGTCGCGCCCGCTGCGGGCGAGGTCTGGGTGCTGGCCGACGGCGCGAAGGTCGCCTCCGCACCGCTCTCGGCCGCGGCCCGCGGCACCGTCACGGTGGCGCTGCCGGTCCTGGCGCCCGGCACCCGCGCGATCTCGGTGCAGTACCGCGGCTCGACCTACCAGACCGCCTCGGCCACGGGGACGCTCCCGCTGCTGGTCCAGGAGCGCTCGATCACGGGCACCTCGCTGTCCGCCACGACGATCAAGTCGACCGCGCAGGCGAAGCTGACCATCTCGGTCCACTCCGGTCGCACGGTGCCGCAGACGTCCGGCGCGGTCGCCGTCCTGGTCGGCGGCAAGCAGGTCGCCACGGTCACCCTGACCGCCGCGTCGAAGGGCAAGGTCGTCGTCACGCTGCCGAAGCTGGCGGTGGGCAAGCACGCCGTCAGCGCCTCCTTCGGCGGCACCGACCTCCTGGAGCCGTCCACCAGCGTGGTGCGGACCCTCACCGTCACGAAGTAG
- a CDS encoding TIGR03936 family radical SAM-associated protein has product MSNDGSTTLEGTPNPEAPNPQLPIVQKLRIRYAKRGRMRFTSHRDFARAFERAIRRAALPIGHSSGYTPHPKISYAGASPTGAASEAEFAEIGLTRPMEPADVRAALDEALPDGLDVVDVVVSPGGALADLLQASRWSIELPDVSPEDARTAVEAFLARDEVLVERMMKRGLRTFDCRAAVVRLAVDPRAGTHGCAILDLVVRHDTPSVRPDDVITGLRTLCGLPIEKAPLATRSDQGPLDEQHGTVGDPLATGRDAP; this is encoded by the coding sequence GTGAGCAACGACGGCAGCACGACCCTCGAGGGCACCCCCAATCCGGAGGCCCCCAATCCGCAGCTGCCGATCGTGCAGAAGCTGCGCATCCGCTACGCCAAGCGCGGCCGGATGCGGTTCACCAGCCACCGCGACTTCGCCCGCGCCTTCGAGCGCGCGATCCGGCGCGCGGCGCTGCCGATCGGCCACTCCTCGGGCTACACGCCCCACCCCAAGATCTCCTACGCCGGGGCGTCGCCCACCGGCGCGGCCAGCGAGGCCGAGTTCGCCGAGATCGGGCTGACCCGCCCGATGGAGCCGGCCGACGTCCGCGCGGCCCTCGACGAGGCCCTGCCCGACGGTCTCGACGTCGTCGACGTGGTCGTCTCTCCCGGGGGCGCGCTGGCCGACCTGCTCCAGGCCAGCCGCTGGTCGATCGAGCTGCCCGACGTCTCGCCCGAGGACGCACGGACCGCCGTCGAGGCCTTCCTGGCCCGCGACGAGGTCCTCGTCGAGCGCATGATGAAGCGGGGCCTGCGCACCTTCGACTGCCGGGCCGCGGTCGTGCGTCTCGCCGTCGATCCCCGGGCAGGCACACACGGGTGTGCGATACTGGACCTGGTCGTACGCCATGACACCCCGTCGGTACGACCGGACGACGTGATCACCGGACTGCGCACCCTGTGCGGCCTGCCGATCGAGAAGGCGCCCCTGGCGACCCGCTCGGACCAAGGGCCGCTGGATGAGCAGCACGGTACGGTCGGCGATCCGCTCGCCACCGGCCGCGACGCACCCTGA
- a CDS encoding response regulator transcription factor, protein MSVAPALTRVDGTPVRVLVVDDEPNIAELLQMALRYEGFDVRIAGTGRKAVAAAREFAPDAMILDWMLPDYDGLEVLAKVRAFSPDVPVIFLTARDSVEDRVAGLTAGGDDYVTKPFSLEEVVARLRGLLRRAGGRQQVETPTLVVGDLELDEDGREVSRGGTPIELTATEFELLRYLMRNERRVVSKAQILDRVWDYDFGGNDNIVELYISYLRKKIDAGREPMIHTKRGAGYVLKAPAS, encoded by the coding sequence ATGAGCGTCGCCCCTGCCCTCACCCGTGTCGACGGCACCCCCGTGCGCGTCCTCGTGGTCGACGACGAGCCCAACATCGCCGAGCTGCTCCAGATGGCGCTGCGCTACGAGGGCTTCGACGTCCGCATCGCCGGCACCGGCCGCAAGGCGGTCGCCGCGGCGCGCGAGTTCGCGCCCGACGCGATGATCCTCGACTGGATGCTGCCGGACTACGACGGGCTCGAGGTGCTGGCGAAGGTGCGCGCCTTCTCCCCCGACGTCCCCGTCATCTTCCTGACCGCCCGCGACTCCGTGGAGGACCGCGTCGCCGGCCTCACCGCGGGCGGCGACGACTACGTCACCAAGCCCTTCAGCCTCGAGGAGGTCGTGGCGCGGCTGCGCGGCCTGCTGCGACGTGCCGGCGGGCGCCAGCAGGTCGAGACCCCGACGCTCGTCGTCGGCGATCTCGAGCTCGACGAGGACGGCCGCGAGGTCTCGCGAGGCGGCACGCCGATCGAGCTGACCGCCACCGAGTTCGAGCTGCTGCGCTACCTCATGCGCAACGAGCGGCGGGTCGTGTCCAAGGCGCAGATCCTCGATCGGGTCTGGGACTACGACTTCGGCGGCAACGACAACATCGTCGAGCTCTACATCTCCTACCTGCGCAAGAAGATCGACGCCGGGCGCGAGCCGATGATCCACACGAAGCGCGGCGCCGGCTACGTCCTGAAGGCGCCGGCGTCCTGA
- a CDS encoding sensor histidine kinase codes for MRPQTLTGRLIASSVALVTVVSMLVALTATIIMRSSLMERLDRDLQRAVERAERVEGPGAGSSGLVTDCGDLPTLPPGQNAGSVTAVFGSACRIGVRITDRGQLSQLSAGAVDAMSEAEVGSEPRTVELPDLGSYRVAATTNATGDRVAFGLPTDDVDDTIRSLIGWEVLLSLLGIGAAAVVAREIVRRQLRPLQQVAAVAHEVAETPLASGDVASTPRVPEELTDPVSEVGRVGAAFNQMLGHVDDALHARHESEQQVRQFLADASHELRTPLTTIRGYAELTRRTDADPKESLARIESEVGRVTALVEDMLLLARLDSGRSLEQREVDLTHLVVEAVADARVVDPRRKWRLEVPPEPVSVEGDELRLHQAVTNLLTNATRHTPEGTTVTVRILTGPTRVQVHDDGPGLSEDLVPVVWERFTRGDSSRTRSAGGAGLGMSLVRAIMQAHGGDASVQSRPGDTTFTLTFATMLDAWLRNSPSSDASPS; via the coding sequence ATGCGGCCGCAGACCCTGACGGGCCGGCTGATCGCCTCCTCCGTCGCCCTGGTGACGGTCGTCAGCATGCTGGTCGCCCTGACCGCCACGATCATCATGCGGTCGTCGCTCATGGAGCGCCTCGACCGCGACCTGCAGCGAGCGGTCGAGCGGGCCGAGCGCGTCGAGGGACCGGGTGCCGGATCGAGCGGGCTCGTCACGGACTGCGGCGACCTGCCGACCCTGCCCCCGGGACAGAACGCCGGCAGCGTCACGGCCGTGTTCGGCTCGGCCTGCCGCATCGGCGTGCGCATCACCGACCGTGGCCAGCTCAGCCAGCTGTCCGCCGGGGCGGTGGACGCGATGAGCGAGGCCGAGGTCGGCTCCGAGCCGCGCACCGTGGAGCTGCCCGATCTCGGGTCCTACCGGGTCGCGGCGACGACCAACGCCACGGGCGACCGCGTGGCCTTCGGCCTGCCCACCGACGACGTCGACGACACGATCCGCAGCCTCATCGGCTGGGAGGTGCTGCTGTCGCTGCTGGGCATCGGCGCCGCCGCGGTGGTGGCGCGCGAGATCGTCCGCCGCCAGCTGCGGCCGCTGCAGCAGGTCGCCGCCGTGGCGCACGAGGTCGCCGAGACGCCGTTGGCCAGCGGCGACGTCGCCTCCACCCCGCGAGTGCCCGAGGAGCTGACCGACCCCGTGAGCGAGGTGGGCCGCGTGGGCGCCGCCTTCAACCAGATGCTCGGCCACGTCGACGACGCGCTCCACGCGCGGCACGAGAGCGAGCAGCAGGTGCGCCAGTTCCTCGCCGACGCGTCGCACGAGCTGCGCACTCCCCTGACCACGATCCGCGGCTACGCCGAGCTCACCCGCCGCACCGACGCCGACCCGAAGGAGTCCCTCGCGCGAATCGAGTCCGAGGTCGGTCGCGTGACGGCGCTCGTCGAGGACATGCTGCTGCTCGCGCGGCTCGACTCCGGGCGCTCGCTCGAGCAGCGCGAGGTCGACCTGACCCACCTCGTCGTCGAGGCCGTGGCCGACGCCCGCGTCGTCGACCCGCGCCGCAAGTGGCGCCTGGAGGTGCCGCCCGAGCCGGTCTCGGTCGAGGGCGACGAGCTGCGCCTGCACCAGGCCGTGACGAACCTGCTGACGAACGCCACGCGTCACACCCCGGAGGGCACCACCGTGACCGTGCGCATCCTCACCGGCCCGACGCGCGTGCAGGTGCACGACGACGGCCCGGGCCTGTCCGAGGACCTCGTCCCCGTGGTCTGGGAGCGCTTCACGCGCGGCGACTCGTCGCGCACGCGCAGCGCCGGCGGAGCGGGCCTGGGCATGTCGCTCGTGCGCGCCATCATGCAGGCCCACGGCGGAGACGCCTCGGTGCAGAGCCGTCCCGGCGACACCACCTTCACGCTCACGTTCGCCACTATGCTCGACGCATGGCTCAGAAACAGTCCATCCTCGGACGCATCTCCCAGTTGA
- a CDS encoding CAP domain-containing protein, protein MRHTIAVLLTAGALVLGAAPADAATPTRIAGFTKAGQAVKPGTALKYSVKVTAKGRASKARVVTLQRRVNGTWVKADRARTNRYGRVVLRYRAPAKAGAAIALRVRVSAKGSLKAANSPAKRVAARAPWKPDARSQEILRLVNEARASERECGTKTYEAQAPVSLNQRLTAAAQGHAKDMAVHDYFSHTGRDGSTVADRADRQGYAWRAVGENIAAGYDSPAEVMRGWLGSPGHCANLMSDAFTHLGVGYATDSSSTYGTYWVQNLGAPR, encoded by the coding sequence ATGCGTCACACCATCGCCGTGCTGCTCACCGCCGGCGCCCTCGTCCTGGGCGCCGCGCCGGCAGACGCCGCGACCCCGACGAGGATCGCGGGCTTCACGAAGGCGGGCCAGGCCGTCAAGCCGGGGACCGCCCTGAAGTACTCGGTCAAGGTCACCGCGAAGGGTCGCGCGTCCAAGGCCCGCGTCGTCACGCTCCAGCGCCGCGTGAACGGCACGTGGGTCAAGGCCGACCGCGCCCGCACGAACCGCTACGGGCGCGTCGTCCTGCGCTACCGCGCCCCGGCGAAGGCCGGTGCCGCGATCGCCCTGCGGGTCCGCGTCTCGGCGAAGGGCTCGCTCAAGGCCGCCAACAGCCCGGCGAAGCGGGTCGCCGCCCGGGCGCCCTGGAAGCCGGACGCCCGGTCGCAGGAGATCCTCCGCCTCGTCAACGAGGCCCGCGCCTCCGAGCGCGAGTGCGGCACGAAGACCTACGAGGCGCAGGCCCCGGTCTCGCTGAACCAGCGGCTGACCGCCGCCGCGCAGGGCCACGCGAAGGACATGGCCGTCCACGACTACTTCAGCCACACCGGCCGTGACGGCTCGACCGTCGCCGACCGCGCCGACCGGCAGGGCTACGCGTGGCGCGCCGTCGGGGAGAACATCGCCGCCGGGTATGACTCCCCCGCCGAGGTCATGCGCGGCTGGCTGGGCAGCCCCGGGCACTGCGCCAACCTCATGAGCGACGCCTTCACCCACCTGGGCGTCGGGTACGCCACGGACTCGTCGTCGACGTACGGCACGTACTGGGTGCAGAACCTCGGCGCGCCCCGCTGA
- a CDS encoding PspA/IM30 family protein: MAQKQSILGRISQLTKANINALLDKAEDPQKMLDQMVRDYTNSIAEAEQAVAQTIGNLRLAEADHAEDVAAAKEWGAKAIAASNKADQLRAGGHAGEADRFDQLAKLALGKQITAENEAKAAAPMIAQQSEVVEKLKTGLVGMRTKLTELNSKRDELVARHRSAEAQAQVNDAIKSIDILDPTSELSRYEDRVRRVEAQVRGQQELTSSSLDAQFAELEADAGQLEIEARLAELKGLGQGTPTPEENA; this comes from the coding sequence ATGGCTCAGAAACAGTCCATCCTCGGACGCATCTCCCAGTTGACGAAGGCGAACATCAACGCGCTGCTCGACAAGGCGGAAGACCCGCAGAAGATGCTGGACCAGATGGTCCGCGACTACACGAACTCGATCGCCGAGGCCGAGCAGGCCGTCGCCCAGACGATCGGCAACCTGCGCCTCGCCGAGGCCGACCACGCCGAGGACGTCGCCGCCGCGAAGGAGTGGGGCGCCAAGGCGATCGCCGCGTCCAACAAGGCCGACCAGCTGCGAGCCGGCGGCCACGCGGGCGAGGCCGACCGCTTCGACCAGCTCGCCAAGCTCGCGCTGGGCAAGCAGATCACCGCCGAGAACGAGGCCAAGGCCGCCGCCCCGATGATCGCGCAGCAGAGCGAGGTCGTCGAGAAGCTCAAGACCGGCCTCGTCGGGATGCGCACCAAGCTGACCGAGCTCAACAGCAAGCGCGACGAGCTCGTCGCCCGCCACCGCTCGGCGGAGGCCCAGGCGCAGGTCAACGACGCGATCAAGTCGATCGACATCCTGGACCCCACGAGCGAGCTGAGCCGCTACGAGGACCGCGTCCGTCGCGTCGAGGCGCAGGTGCGCGGTCAGCAGGAGCTGACCTCCTCCAGCCTCGACGCCCAGTTCGCCGAGCTGGAGGCCGACGCCGGCCAGCTCGAGATCGAGGCCCGCCTGGCCGAGCTCAAGGGGCTCGGCCAGGGCACCCCCACCCCTGAGGAGAACGCGTGA
- a CDS encoding TIGR03960 family B12-binding radical SAM protein — MPVDSVYARLEPLLSGVSKPIQYIGGELNSTVKDWDEADVRWALMYPDAYEVGLPNQGVQILYEVLNEREGILAERTYAVMPDMEAVLREHGIPQFTVDAHRPVGAFDLFGLSFSTELGYTNMLTALDLAGIPLHAVDRDESHPIVLAGGHSAFNPEPIADFVDAAVMGDGEEVVLAISEVVREWKAEGRPGGRDEVLARLAASGGVYVPKFYDVSYRPDGQIGAVVPNRPGVPTRVAKHTLMDLDSWPYPKKPLVPLAETVHERFSVEIFRGCTRGCRFCQAGMITRPVRERSIRTIGQMVDNGLKQSGFEEVGLLSLSSADHSEIGEVAKQLGDRYEGTNTSLSLPSTRVDAFNITLANEFSRNGRRSGLTFAPEGGSDRMRKVINKMVSEDDLIRTVAAAFSHGWRQVKLYFMCGLPTETDEDVLQIGELAKRVIDTGREVSGRRDIRCTVSIGGFVPKPHTPFQWASQLDHETTDERLRKLRASVQSDKRYGKAIGFRYHDGKPGIVEGLLSRGDRRVGGVIEAVWRDGGRFDGWSEHFSYDRWAQQAAEVLEPQGVDLDWFTTRERDHDEVLPWDHMDSGLDREWLWEDWQDAIDPDGAVEVEDCRWTPCFDCGVCPEMDLEIQIGPTGQKLLPLSVV; from the coding sequence ATGCCTGTCGACTCCGTCTACGCCCGACTCGAGCCGCTGCTCTCGGGAGTCTCCAAGCCGATCCAGTACATCGGCGGTGAGCTCAACTCCACCGTCAAGGACTGGGACGAGGCCGACGTCCGCTGGGCGCTGATGTACCCCGACGCGTACGAGGTCGGCCTGCCCAACCAAGGCGTCCAGATCCTCTACGAGGTGCTCAACGAGCGCGAGGGCATCCTGGCCGAGCGCACGTACGCCGTCATGCCCGACATGGAGGCCGTGCTGCGCGAGCACGGCATCCCGCAGTTCACGGTCGACGCCCACCGCCCGGTCGGCGCGTTCGACCTCTTCGGCCTCAGCTTCTCCACCGAGCTGGGCTACACGAACATGCTGACCGCGCTCGATCTCGCCGGCATTCCGCTGCACGCGGTCGACCGCGACGAGTCGCACCCGATCGTCCTGGCCGGCGGCCACAGCGCCTTCAACCCCGAGCCGATCGCCGACTTCGTCGACGCCGCCGTCATGGGCGACGGCGAGGAGGTCGTCCTCGCGATCAGCGAGGTCGTCCGCGAGTGGAAGGCCGAGGGCCGTCCCGGCGGCCGCGACGAGGTGCTCGCGCGCCTGGCCGCGTCCGGCGGCGTCTACGTGCCGAAGTTCTACGACGTCTCGTACCGCCCCGACGGCCAGATCGGCGCGGTCGTGCCGAACCGACCCGGCGTGCCCACCCGAGTCGCGAAGCACACGCTGATGGACCTCGACAGCTGGCCGTACCCGAAGAAGCCGCTCGTGCCGCTGGCCGAGACCGTGCACGAGCGCTTCAGCGTGGAGATCTTCCGCGGCTGCACGCGCGGCTGCCGCTTCTGCCAGGCCGGCATGATCACGCGTCCCGTCCGCGAGCGCTCGATCCGGACGATCGGCCAGATGGTCGACAACGGCCTCAAGCAGTCCGGCTTCGAGGAGGTCGGCCTGCTCAGCCTGTCGAGCGCCGACCACTCCGAGATCGGCGAGGTCGCCAAGCAGCTCGGCGACCGCTACGAGGGCACCAACACCTCGCTCTCGCTGCCGTCGACCCGCGTCGACGCCTTCAACATCACGCTGGCCAACGAGTTCAGCCGCAACGGCCGCCGCTCCGGCCTCACGTTCGCCCCCGAGGGTGGCAGCGACCGCATGCGCAAGGTCATCAACAAGATGGTCAGCGAGGACGACCTGATCCGCACCGTCGCCGCGGCGTTCTCGCACGGCTGGCGCCAGGTGAAGCTCTACTTCATGTGCGGCCTGCCCACCGAGACAGACGAGGACGTCCTGCAGATCGGCGAGCTCGCCAAGCGCGTCATCGACACCGGCCGCGAGGTCTCTGGCCGCCGCGACATCCGCTGCACCGTCTCGATCGGCGGTTTCGTGCCCAAGCCGCACACGCCGTTCCAGTGGGCCTCGCAGCTCGACCACGAGACCACCGACGAGCGCTTGCGCAAGCTGCGCGCCTCGGTGCAGTCCGACAAGCGCTACGGCAAGGCCATCGGCTTCCGCTACCACGACGGCAAGCCCGGCATCGTCGAGGGACTGCTGTCTCGCGGCGACCGTCGCGTCGGCGGCGTCATCGAGGCCGTGTGGCGCGACGGCGGCCGCTTCGACGGCTGGAGCGAGCACTTCAGCTACGACCGCTGGGCGCAGCAGGCCGCCGAGGTCCTGGAGCCGCAGGGCGTCGACCTCGACTGGTTCACCACGCGCGAGCGCGACCACGACGAGGTCCTGCCGTGGGACCACATGGACTCCGGTCTCGACCGTGAGTGGCTGTGGGAGGACTGGCAGGACGCGATCGACCCCGACGGCGCCGTCGAGGTCGAGGACTGCCGCTGGACCCCGTGCTTCGACTGCGGCGTGTGCCCCGAGATGGATCTGGAGATCCAGATCGGTCCCACGGGCCAGAAGCTCCTGCCCCTCTCGGTGGTCTGA